Proteins co-encoded in one Apodemus sylvaticus chromosome 6, mApoSyl1.1, whole genome shotgun sequence genomic window:
- the Prox2 gene encoding prospero homeobox protein 2, with protein MDPPAVLLPPQSQSCTHLAEEICMEQERRPSTVEVGGDSFPSGQVPSSSLTDADWFWDEHIQAKRARVETIVRGMCLSPSSLVSGRARERSLCPEKVRERKRKQSLPMHQGPLKPSPARDRGPKKRGTRVKEQLHLLKQQLRRLQEHVLQAAEPRAPAQSPGGTEQKSSPRAKPRSGFPSSAWTVEHKPHPSSSKDICGAVKPGAAEVPQQAEEPKLCPSGPRALVETLKKELSRAVSHAVDSVLQQVLLDPQGHLTQQDRSCPRPTSEGRSQPSPPGGSAYKDPLALATLPRKVQPQAGVPSGNSTLPRPLDSFSCPISPREVPRSYQSPLPNCPLTTVPSHIWENQILRQLLGRGPDGHWSSSPPQDASPQSHTSPESGQQPWGLSQQQRPLSFTPVHLESQPLLPPVKMEQGTLQGLADSFPFSSIHIQEGLSPGHLKKAKLMFFFTRYPSSSLLRAYFPDVQFNRCITSQMIKWFSNFREFYYIQMEKYARQALSDGVTNAQALAVLRDSELFRVLNTHYNKGNDIEVPDCFLEIATLTLQEFFRAVLAGKDSDPSWKKPIYKIISKLDSDIPEILKSSNYPPGLFPS; from the exons ATGGATCCACCTGCTGTCTTGCTTCCTCCTCAGTCTCAGAGCTGCACCCACCTGGCAGAAGAAATCTGCATGGAACAGGAGAGGAGGCCATCCACCGTAGAGGTGGGCGGAGACTCCTTTCCTAGTGGTCAGGTGCCCAGCTCCAGCCTCACTGATGCTGATTGGTTTTGGGATGAGCATATCCAGGCAAAGAGGGCCAGAGTAGAGACCATTGTCCGAGGCATGTGTCTCTCTCCTAGTTCGTTGGTGTCAGGCAGAGCCAGGGAGCGCTCACTCTGTCCAGAAAAGGTCCGGGAGCGGAAGAGAAAGCAGAGCCTTCCTATGCACCAAGGTCCCCTGAAACCTAGCCCTGCCCGGGATCGAGGGCCCAAGAAGCGGGGAACCCGGGTGAAAGAACAGCTTCATCTGCTGAAGCAACAGCTAAGACGTTTGCAGGAGCATGTCCTCCAGGCCGCTGAGCCCAGAGCCCCAGCGCAGAGCCCCGGAGGCACTGAGCAGAAAAGCTCCCCGAGGGCCAAGCCGAGGAGCGGCTTCCCTTCTAGTGCGTGGACCGTGGAGCACAAACCTCACCCGAGTTCTAGCAAGGACATCTGCGGAGCAGTAAAGCCTGGAGCAGCTGAGGTCCCACAGCAGGCAGAGGAGCCTAAGCTCTGTCCTTCTGGCCCTCGGGCATTGGtggagactctgaagaaagaactgAGCAGGGCTGTGTCCCACGCTGTGGACTCCGTATTACAACAGGTGCTACTTGATCCGCAGGGCCATCTCACGCAGCAGGATCGAAGCTGCCCGCGGCCAACATCAGAGGGCAGAAGCCAGCCTTCGCCTCCAGGGGGAAGTGCCTATAAGGACCCACTTGCTCTTGCCACCCTGCCCAGAAAGGTCCAGCCACAAGCGGGGGTTCCCTCGGGCAATTCAACACTGCCTAGGCCTCTAGATTCTTTCTCCTGTCCTATCTCTCCAAGAGAAGTCCCCAGATCATATCAGAGTCCCCTACCAAATTGTCCCTTGACAACTGTACCTTCCCACATCTGGGAAAATCAGATTCTTAGGCAGCTTCTGGGTCGTGGGCCCGATGGCCATTGGAGCAGCAGCCCTCCCCAGGATGCGTCCCCTCAAAGTCACACCTCCCCAGAGTCTGGCCAGCAACCGTGGGGGCTGAGCCAGCAGCAGCGCCCCCTGTCTTTCACCCCGGTCCACCTGGAGAGCCAACCTCTCCTACCGCCTGTGAAGATGGAGCAGGGCACGCTGCAGGGCCTGGCTGactcatttcctttctcttccatccAC ATCCAGGAAGGCCTAAGTCCTGGACACCTGAAGAAGGCCAAACTAATGTTTTTCTTCACAAGGTACCCCAGCTCCAGCCTCCTGAGAGCTTATTTCCCTGATGTCCAG TTCAACCGCTGCATCACCTCCCAGATGATCAAGTGGTTCAGCAACTTTCGTGAATTTTATTACATCCAGATGGAGAAGTATGCCCGGCAAGCTCTTTCAGATGGTGTCACAAACGCCCAGGCGCTGGCAGTACTCCGAGACTCGGAGCTTTTTCGAGTTCTCAATACACACTATAACAAGGGGAATGACATAGAG GTCCCAGACTGCTTCTTGGAAATTGCCACCTTGACATTACAGGAGTTCTTCAGGGCTGTCTTGGCAGGGAAAGATTCAGATCCTTCCTGGAAGAAACCCATTTACAAAATCATTTCAAAACTGGACAGTGATATCCCAGAGATACTCAAATCATCCAACTATCCCCCAGGACTGTTTCCAAGTTAA